The following coding sequences lie in one Phycisphaerae bacterium genomic window:
- a CDS encoding prepilin-type N-terminal cleavage/methylation domain-containing protein, with protein MGFQASRRSRAARRTIGAFTLIEVLVVVAVIALLISILIPSLKAAKDMALRSDCASNLHQVGVALNAYANEYREQLPPLYRTTTAFTTYYMRTAGPGTVNLGLLANRRYVTEPKLFYCSGQSPGDCASLVYNGPDNTWYSDAGWAALESKVPVRSSYPARLIEVPKANSQIGSSTQMEPMPAGVLTGWKIGRYSNKVIYSDFTGVNKFKGGGIVEGLVSSPHARKGFNRLFSDSAVRWAKPDLVDRLRPITSEAPTPEEHVAYYKLLDHLP; from the coding sequence ATGGGGTTCCAAGCTAGCAGACGTTCACGAGCCGCGCGGCGGACGATTGGTGCGTTTACCCTGATCGAAGTGCTGGTGGTCGTCGCCGTCATCGCCTTGCTGATCTCGATTCTGATCCCGAGTCTTAAGGCCGCCAAAGACATGGCCTTGCGATCCGACTGTGCCAGCAACCTGCACCAGGTAGGCGTGGCCCTGAACGCCTACGCGAACGAGTATCGGGAGCAACTGCCGCCGCTCTATCGCACGACCACGGCCTTCACCACGTACTACATGCGCACGGCGGGACCGGGCACAGTGAACCTCGGCCTGTTGGCCAACCGGCGTTATGTGACCGAACCCAAGCTGTTCTACTGCTCTGGCCAGAGTCCCGGGGACTGCGCCAGCCTTGTCTACAACGGCCCGGACAACACCTGGTACAGCGACGCCGGGTGGGCGGCATTGGAGTCCAAGGTACCGGTGCGTTCCTCCTATCCGGCTCGGTTGATCGAAGTCCCGAAGGCCAACTCGCAGATCGGGTCCTCGACGCAGATGGAACCGATGCCAGCCGGAGTCCTGACCGGCTGGAAAATAGGGCGTTACTCGAACAAGGTCATCTACTCCGACTTCACCGGGGTGAACAAGTTCAAGGGCGGCGGCATCGTGGAGGGGCTGGTGTCCTCCCCGCATGCCCGGAAAGGCTTCAACCGCCTGTTCAGCGACAGTGCGGTGCGATGGGCGAAACCCGACCTGGTCGACCGCCTGCGGCCGATCACTTCGGAGGCTCCGACGCCGGAGGAGCATGTCGCGTACTACAAGCTGCTTGACCATCTTCCGTGA
- a CDS encoding PEP-CTERM sorting domain-containing protein (PEP-CTERM proteins occur, often in large numbers, in the proteomes of bacteria that also encode an exosortase, a predicted intramembrane cysteine proteinase. The presence of a PEP-CTERM domain at a protein's C-terminus predicts cleavage within the sorting domain, followed by covalent anchoring to some some component of the (usually Gram-negative) cell surface. Many PEP-CTERM proteins exhibit an unusual sequence composition that includes large numbers of potential glycosylation sites. Expression of one such protein has been shown restore the ability of a bacterium to form floc, a type of biofilm.) — MKVRRSSHRFRPWMALGLFLMACGPLQASVYNLASDWSDTNNPNGVWALWKSPGKLLTIHQSDYLADGSNQAAWADDQIGPPEPDGRYHVPAWLKVSTPWSMATPGTIVMHGVDPNVTPGLSYSSVTWTSPSTGIASIRGGIWHGGLNRPQVWDIRKNGTTLTSGLINYTDPYTQANPFDFASGSGGPAVMTQAVLPGDVFELVIGPKQGTVGTFVGLNFEIELVPEPASLCLLGLGGLLLLRRSQG; from the coding sequence GTGAAGGTTAGAAGAAGCTCACATCGTTTTCGTCCATGGATGGCGTTGGGGCTCTTTCTCATGGCCTGTGGGCCGCTGCAAGCGTCGGTCTACAACCTCGCGTCGGATTGGAGCGACACGAACAATCCCAACGGCGTCTGGGCATTATGGAAATCGCCGGGGAAGTTGCTCACCATCCATCAATCGGATTACCTCGCGGACGGCAGCAACCAGGCCGCCTGGGCCGATGATCAAATTGGCCCGCCGGAACCTGACGGACGGTATCATGTCCCAGCGTGGCTGAAGGTCAGTACTCCGTGGTCCATGGCCACACCCGGCACCATTGTTATGCATGGTGTGGATCCCAATGTAACCCCTGGGCTTTCCTACTCGAGCGTGACTTGGACCAGCCCGAGCACGGGGATCGCCTCCATTCGCGGGGGAATATGGCATGGCGGGCTGAATCGCCCGCAGGTCTGGGACATCCGAAAGAACGGCACGACGCTGACCTCTGGCCTGATCAACTACACCGATCCGTACACCCAAGCCAATCCCTTCGACTTTGCCTCCGGTAGCGGCGGTCCCGCGGTCATGACCCAGGCTGTACTGCCCGGCGATGTCTTTGAGCTGGTCATTGGACCCAAGCAGGGTACCGTCGGTACCTTCGTCGGACTCAATTTCGAGATCGAATTGGTACCTGAGCCCGCATCGTTGTGCCTGCTGGGGCTTGGAGGACTGCTTCTGCTCCGGCGCTCTCAAGGGTGA